The Diabrotica virgifera virgifera chromosome 10, PGI_DIABVI_V3a genome has a window encoding:
- the LOC126893128 gene encoding uncharacterized protein LOC126893128 → MVLLATVDANYRFTTVDVGSMGRFSDGNIFANSPLGKLLSSGSMDLPEPKSLPGQDTLTPYVFIGDEAFPLMPHLMRPYPKVRVTNNYENKVFNYRLSRGRQTVECAFGILAARFRVYNRPFECKSETIDKVVLASYHCAS, encoded by the coding sequence atggttcTATTGGCAACTGTTGACGCTAATTACCGGTTTACAACTGTCGACGTCGGTTCCATGGGAAGATTTAGTGATGGAAACATTTTTGCCAACTCCCCGTTAGGAAAGTTGCTGTCCAGTGGGTCAATGGATTTACCTGAACCAAAAAGTTTACCAGGGCAAGACACCCTAACGCCTTACGTATTTATTGGTGACGAAGCGTTTCCGTTAATGCCTCATTTGATGCGGCCATATCCTAAAGTCAGAGTCACCAATAATTatgaaaataaagtttttaattatAGACTATCTCGAGGGCGACAAACCGTAGAATGTGCGTTTGGTATACTGGCGGCTAGATTCCGTGTGTACAATAGACCGTTTGAGTGTAAATCGGAAACCATTGATAAAGTAGTGCTAGCTAGCTACCATTGTGCTTCATAA